In Raphanus sativus cultivar WK10039 chromosome 5, ASM80110v3, whole genome shotgun sequence, the following proteins share a genomic window:
- the LOC108862216 gene encoding transcription repressor OFP7-like, with translation MKRFKLKISRILSFRSCRSKDSSDLPFNPVPSFPRRPPPSADPSTTMPQHRRRSSFRQHVLTTFGCGSSRLRTSTPLDTSRRNSTSVSPPQTPTFQWESEGKWHVVSQEDEGEYETPRRKIYDGDDRRRRSVKKEIYARRRGSTSSAEEETERESLLPSSTNLSPESSSSGLPRVTIRRRNLPKRKSTSSLIDEEKSESSSPPLSPARLSSFVQRLIPCKAASAAVMEGVAVVKRSEDPYEDFKGSMMEMIVEKNMSEMAELEQLLSCFLTLNAKRHHPAIVNAFSEVWVALFSGGHDGSRRSSVQLSDYDEC, from the coding sequence ATGAAACGTTTCAAATTAAAGATATCAAGAATCCTCTCCTTCAGATCGTGCCGTTCAAAAGATTCATCCGATCTCCCTTTCAATCCTGTCCCTTCATTCCCCCGTCGACCTCCTCCATCAGCTGATCCATCAACCACCATGCCACAGCATCGTCGTCGTTCTTCTTTTAGACAACACGTGCTAACCACTTTTGGCTGCGGCTCAAGTCGGCTACGCACTTCCACGCCACTGGATACTTCCCGGAGGAACTCAACGTCGGTATCTCCGCCGCAGACGCCGACGTTTCAGTGGGAAAGCGAAGGAAAATGGCACGTGGTTTCTCAAGAAGATGAGGGAGAATACGAGACGCCTCGTCGGAAAATCTACGACGGAGATGACCGTCGGCGGCGTTCGGTGAAGAAAGAGATATACGCGCGGCGGAGAGGGAGCACTTCCTCAGCCGAAGAGGAGACGGAGAGAGAGAGCCTCTTACCGTCTTCTACAAACCTCTCGCCGGAAAGTTCCTCTTCCGGGTTGCCACGTGTCACTATACGACGGAGAAACCTTCCCAAGAGAAAAAGCACGTCGTCGTTGATAGACGAGGAGAAAAGCGAGTCGTCTTCTCCGCCACTGTCTCCGGCGAGATTGTCGTCGTTCGTGCAGAGATTAATCCCGTGCAAGGCGGCGTCGGCGGCTGTGATGGAAGGAGTGGCGGTGGTGAAGAGATCGGAGGATCCGTACGAAGATTTCAAAGGGTCGATGATGGAGATGATAGTAGAGAAGAACATGTCTGAAATGGCTGAGCTTGAACAGCTTCTCAGCTGCTTCTTAACGCTAAACGCGAAACGCCACCACCCCGCGATTGTTAACGCGTTTTCTGAGGTTTGGGTTGCTTTGTTCTCCGGTGGTCACGACGGCAGCAGAAGGTCCAGTGTTCAACTCTCCGATTATGATGAGTGTTAA
- the LOC108858798 gene encoding vicilin-like seed storage protein At2g18540 produces the protein MSKFTIIPICLVTLFLCTKSFPDQTDDAPSFQSPLKVKRDQRTSIVATKFGGISAVNIGDGYTIHLITLEPDALLLPLLLHSDMVLFVHTGSGNLNWVDEEEKERTLELKRGDVFRLRYGTVFYLHCNSGRDEVPEKLRVYAIFDVGKCLHDPCRGAYSSIRDLLLGFDEKTLRSAFAVPKDVFGRLRDAVKPPLITNAMPKNRTQGLEEEETWGSRLAKLFVRVEDVTDHLEMKPVDNSKKKKKKKKNSAYNVFESDPDFENANGQSIVVDEKDMDDLKGSSFGVYMVNLTKGSMMGPHWNPNVCEISIVLQGEGMIRVVNHPSSESKKTESERFMVEEGDVFVVPQFYPMAQLSFVNSSFVFMGFSTLAKTNHPQFLVGQNSVLKVFDRDVLATSFNMRYETMERLLGAQKDGLMLECVSCAEVELSRLRREIEERKRREEEEIERRRKEEEEARKREEERKKEEEEAKRQEEERRRREEEETERRRKEEEEARKREEEREREEEAAKKREEERRRREEEETERRKKEEEEARKREEERKREEEAAKKREEERRRREEEETERRKKEEEEARKREEERKREEEAAKKREEEAERKRKAEEEARKREEAREKEEEMAKRQRKEREEEEAMKREEERKREEEAAKRAEEERRKREEEEEQKRRPPPQPPITH, from the exons ATGTCGAAGTTTACGATTATTCCAATATGTCTCGTTACCTTATTCCTCTGCACCAAGTCGTTTCCCGACCAAACTGATGACGCCCCAAGTTTTCAGTCGCCACTTAAGGTCAAGAGAGATCAACGGACGTCGATCGTTGCTACGAAGTTCGGAGGGATATCAGCCGTCAATATCGGAGATGGATACACTATCCATCTCATAACATTAGAGCCAGACGCACTCctgcttcctcttcttctccattcCGACATGGTTTTATTTGTCCACACTG GGAGTGGGAATTTGAATTGGGTGGAcgaggaagagaaagagaggacGTTAGAACTAAAACGAGGAGATGTTTTCAGGCTGCGTTACGGTACAGTTTTCTACCTACATTGCAACTCAGGGAGAGATGAAGTTCCAGAGAAACTTAGAGTTTATGCAATCTTCGATGTGGGGAAGTGTTTACATGATCCATGTCGAGGAGCATACTCGAGTATTAGAGACTTGTTATTGGGATTTGACGAGAAAACTCTCCGTTCAGCTTTTGCG GTTCCTAAGGACGTTTTTGGGAGGCTAAGAGATGCGGTGAAACCTCCGTTGATCACAAATGCTATGCCAAAAAACAGAACACAAGggctggaggaggaggagacgtGGGGATCACGGCTAGCCAAACTATTTGTCAGAGTTGAAGACGTGACTGATCATTTGGAGATGAAACCGGTTGATAAtagtaagaagaagaaaaagaagaagaagaacagtgCGTACAATGTTTTTGAATCTGATCCAGACTTTGAGAATGCCAATGGGCAGAGCATAGTGGTTGACGAGAAGGATATGGATGATTTAAAGGGTTCAAGTTTTGGAGTTTATATGGTTAATTTAACGAAG GGGTCAATGATGGGGCCTCACTGGAACCCTAATGTTTGTGAGATATCGATTGTGTTACAAGGAGAAGGGATGATCCGAGTGGTTAACCACCCATCGTCGGAAAGCAAGAAGACCGAGAGTGAGAGGTTTATGGTAGAAGAAGGAGATGTTTTTGTTGTGCCGCAGTTTTATCCTATGGCTCAGTTGTCTTTTGTAAACAGTTCATTCGTGTTTATGGGATTTAGCACGTTGGCCAAGACAAACCACCCTCAGTTCCTAGTAGGGCAGAACTCGGTTCTTAAGGTATTCGACCGAGACGTACTTGCCACGTCTTTCAACATGAGATATGAAACTATGGAGAGGTTGTTGGGAGCTCAGAAAGATGGTTTAATGTTGGAGTGTGTGTCTTGTGCTGAGGTGGAGCTTTCTAGGCTTAGGAGAGAGATTGAAGAAAGGAAAAGACGTGAGGAGGAAGAAATTGAGCGGAGgaggaaagaagaagaggaagcaaggaagagagaagaagaaaggaaaaaggaggaagaggaagctAAGCGACAAGAAGAGGAGAGGAGGAGAcgtgaggaagaagaaactgagcgaagaaggaaagaagaagaggaggcaagaaagagagaagaagaaagggaaAGAGAGGAGGAGGCTGCTAAGAAAcgagaagaagagaggaggagacgtgaggaagaagaaactgagcgaagaaagaaagaagaagaggaggcaagaaagagagaagaagaaaggaagagGGAGGAGGAGGCTGCTAAGAAAcgagaagaagagaggaggagacgtgaggaagaagaaactgagcgaagaaagaaagaagaagaggaggcaagaaagagagaagaagaaaggaagagGGAGGAGGAGGCTGCTAAGAaacgagaagaagaagctgagcgTAAAAGAAAAGCAGAAGAGGAAGCAAGAAAGAGGGAAGAAGCAAGGGAAAAAGAGGAAGAGATGGCCAAGAGGCAGAGaaaggaaagagaagaagaggaagctatgaaaagagaagaggagagaaagagagaagaagaagctgctAAAAGAGCAGAGGAGGAACGAAGAaagcgagaagaagaagaagaacagaagCGGAGGCCACCGCCACAACCACCTATCACTCACTGA
- the LOC108862217 gene encoding UDP-glycosyltransferase 72D1-like, producing MDQPHALLVASPGLGHLIPMLELCNRLSSFLKIHVTILAVTSGSSLAETEAIRAAVARGRCEVREVPSIDIDHSPDATVPTKIIETMRATKTKTTVQDAVKSLNRKPKVMIVDFFGTGLMSVADDIGVKATYVYVPSHAWFLAVVVYLPVLDKVVEGEYIDSKEPMKIPGCRPVGPDELMETMLDRSDQQYRECLRSGEEVPMSHGVLVNTWEELQGNTLTALIEDGELSRVMKAPVYGIGPIVRSSGPTEKANSIFEWLDKQPDKSVVFVCLGSGGTLSLEQTIELAYGLELSGQSFLWVLRRPTSYLGASSSDDYQVRVGLPEGFLDRTRGVGLVVTQWAPQVEILSHGSIGGFLSHCGWSSVLESLTKGVPIVAWPLYAEQWMNATLLTEDIGVAVRTSELPSKRVIGREEVATLVRKIMVEEDEEGQKIRTKAEEVRASSERAWAQGGSSYRSLFEWAKQCRLAS from the coding sequence ATGGACCAGCCTCATGCGCTTCTAGTCGCTAGCCCCGGCTTAGGCCACCTGATCCCTATGCTCGAACTATGCAACCGTCTCTCCTCCTTCCTCAAGATTCACGTCACCATTCTCGCCGTAACCTCCGGTTCCTCCCTGGCAGAAACCGAAGCCATACGTGCAGCCGTGGCGAGAGGGAGGTGTGAAGTTAGGGAAGTACCCTCAATTGATATAGACCACTCCCCAGATGCGACGGTACCTACTAAAATCATAGAGACGATGCGAGCCACAAAGACAAAGACGACGGTTCAAGACGCCGTGAAATCATTGAACCGGAAACCGAAGGTCATGATCGTTGACTTTTTTGGAACCGGATTGATGTCCGTTGCCGATGATATTGGCGTGAAGGCTACGTACGTGTACGTCCCTTCTCACGCGTGGTTCTTAGCGGTGGTAGTGTACTTGCCGGTATTGGATAAAGTCGTGGAAGGGGAATATATTGATAGCAAAGAGCCTATGAAAATACCGGGTTGCAGACCGGTCGGACCGGACGAGCTCATGGAAACAATGTTAGACCGGTCGGACCAACAGTACCGAGAGTGTCTGCGGAGTGGCGAGGAGGTACCTATGAGCCATGGCGTTTTGGTAAATACTTGGGAGGAGTTACAAGGAAACACTCTAACTGCGCTTATTGAGGATGGAGAATTAAGCCGGGTTATGAAAGCGCCGGTTTACGGTATTGGGCCTATTGTTAGGTCTAGTGGGCCTACTGAGAAGGCTAATAGCATATTCGAGTGGTTAGACAAGCAACCGGATAAGTCAGTGGTGTTTGTGTGTCTAGGGAGTGGTGGTACACTGTCCTTAGAGCAAACCATCGAACTCGcttatggtttagagttaagtGGTCAAAGTTTCCTATGGGTTCTTCGTAGGCCCACTTCTTACCTCGGGGCGAGCTCGAGTGATGACTATCAGGTAAGAGTCGGTCTACCAGAAGGTTTCTTGGACCGCACGCGTGGTGTCGGTCTTGTTGTCACGCAATGGGCACCACAAGTTGAGATCTTGAGCCATGGATCGATCGGTGGGTTCTTGTCTCATTGTGGGTGGAGCTCCGTTTTAGAAAGCTTGACTAAAGGAGTTCCAATCGTGGCTTGGCCTCTTTATGCGGAGCAATGGATGAATGCCACGTTGTTAACTGAGGACATCGGTGTGGCCGTTCGTACGTCGGAGTTACCATCAAAGAGAGTGATTGGCCGGGAAGAAGTGGCGACTTTGGTGAGAAAGATTATGGtggaagaggatgaagaaggaCAGAAGATAAGGACTAAAGCTGAGGAGGTGAGAGCTAGCTCCGAGCGAGCTTGGGCTCAAGGTGGGTCTTCTTATCGTTCTCTCTTCGAATGGGCAAAACAATGTCGTCTTGCGTCGTGA
- the LOC108862218 gene encoding polyubiquitin, whose translation MMMRIFVKTLTGKTITLHVRSSETIANVKVRIQYKEKIPRDEQWLIFIGIPLEDHRTLADYNIEKDSTLHLVLKLGSHLKIFIKTFIGMTIPLNNVRSSGTISYLKKRIQYKEGIPSDKQRLIFAGKQMEDHRTLDDYNIQKDSTLHLVLGGLFMQIFVKYSADETITLVVQSSSTIDNIKAIIKDKKGFSTDQQRLLFAGSQMEGSRTLADYNIQQDSTLHCVLRLSESMLISIRTTQGKTIVLDEVKSSDTIENIKARIQKQEGIPTHKQMLIFDLQQLEDGRTVADYNIWNDSDLRVHFLRCPMQIFVITFSGKTILLDVDSSDMVEDVKAKIQDKEGIQPNQQKLITFGGKVLKDGRTLAYYDIKEYSTINLNFNLNFFK comes from the coding sequence ATGATGATGCGAATCTTCGTAAAGACTCTTACAGGCAAGACCATAACTCTTCACGTCCGAAGCTCAGAAACCATTGCCAACGTCAAGGTAAGGATACAATATAAGGAAAAAATCCCTAGGGACGAGCAGTGGCTTATCTTTATCGGAATTCCTTTGGAGGATCACCGTACCTTGGCTGATTACAATATCGAAAAAGATTCAACTCTACACTTGGTTCTTAAGTTGGGAAGCCATTTGAAAATCTTCATAAAGACTTTTATAGGCATGACCATACCTCTTAATAACGTCCGAAGCTCTGGAACCATTAGCTACCTCAAGAAAAGGATACAATATAAAGAAGGAATCCCTAGCGACAAGCAGAGACTTATCTTTGCCGGAAAACAGATGGAGGATCACCGTACGTTGGATGATTACAATATCCAAAAAGATTCAACTCTACACTTGGTTCTGGGAGGATTATTTATGCAAATCTTTGTTAAGTATTCTGCAGACGAGACCATAACCCTAGTGGTCCAAAGCTCAAGCACCATTGACAACATCAAGGCAATAATAAAAGATAAGAAAGGATTTTCTACCGACCAGCAGAGGCTTCTCTTTGCCGGATCTCAGATGGAAGGTAGCCGTACCTTGGCTGACTACAATATCCAACAAGACTCAACTCTCCACTGTGTTCTCAGGTTGAGTGAATCTATGCTTATCTCCATAAGGACTACTCAGGGAAAGACCATAGTCCTTGATGAGGTCAAAAGCTCAGACACCATTGAAAACATCAAGGCCAGGATCCAAAAACAAGAGGGGATCCCTACGCACAAGCAGATGTTGATCTTTGACCTTCAACAGCTCGAGGATGGCCGTACCGTGGCGGATTACAACATCTGGAATGATTCAGACCTTCGCGTCCATTTTTTACGTTGTCCAATGCAAATATTTGTGATAACATTCTCTGGTAAAACCATTCTCTTAGATGTTGACAGCTCAGACATGGTTGAGGATGTGAAGGCAAAGATTCAAGACAAGGAAGGGATCCAACCAAACCAACAGAAACTTATTACGTTTGGTGGCAAAGTACTCAAGGATGGTCGCACGCTTGCATATTACGACATCAAAGAGTATTCAACAATTAaccttaattttaatttaaatttctttaaatAG